The following DNA comes from Solea solea chromosome 6, fSolSol10.1, whole genome shotgun sequence.
GCTTCAGTAAAGTACATCAAGGAGATGTCAGCTTTCTTTAAAGGCTCCGGGTCTCCTGGAGCCACCCTCCCGTGGGACTCTCCCCCCGCAACACCACAGAGGGGCACTGAGCTCTCCTCCCCTGAGGTGAAGGAGCCTCGCAGCATCCCACTGAAGGTGTGCCAGGTGACACGAAAACAGTGCCCCCCAGACACAGAAAACAGGTACTAGTTAATCGCTTCAAGTAACATTTATGTAACCTGAcgctcctccctcccttcccctctcctggccatgtgcatttgttttcaacataCCAGGCTCGAACACAAGCCAAGCCCATGCCAGTCGGCATCCGTTTTGCGTCTGTGTTTTTGAATTATTGCCATTCCAAAAAATCCGGTCCGATGTTTGGTCATGTGTGGCCTTTCACTCTTTTTTgccagctctgccatgatgagcttctaaaataacactatcactgccttgatctttAGCTGGTACATGGctacagggtgtgtgtgtgtgtgtgtagtgctgtGAAGcaaatttgtgtttctttcgaGACACAAGACTTGGCAAGACCGCCTCATTCTGAGGACTCTGGGTGGGCAGACCTGATCTTGATAGTGGTCTTCCGCTAATAAAAGATAGAGGGCGTGATCCctgcaacaagccatttaactaTCACTGTAGGgtcaaaatcctgcatagttctgctttaacacTAGAAACTTCAGCTTTTCCCTCTCTTTGCCATGTGCTTTTTTCCCACCTTCCATTTTGTCTGCTTGATCACTCTCCCTTATCCCTTATCTCATCTGTTAGGTATTTCGAGGTCATTTCATCCAACAGAAAGAACTCTGTATTTCTGCGGGCAAAAGACCCAGCCATGGCCCAGTCCTGGTACAATGGGATCCAAGCTGGCGCTGCCAACCTTTTACCACGAGTGAAGCAGGAGATGAAGAACATGCAGCCCGGCATGGACGTGAAACATGTGGGCTGGATTGCAGAGCAGGTATGCAAGAATCCAGCCGTATGTGGTGTTTACTGcagatgttttgtgttttgagcACCACTCGTCAGTTGAGCACATAATGGCGGACCAAACAAAAGTGATTGTGACATATAATGTCAGTACACTGTCATGCCTGTTCTGTATAACATAATGTATGCATCATGTTGTATACAAATGCAGGGCGATAGGGCTCGCTCTGAGACATTCTGATCATGGAAATTGCAAACCAATATTAAACCTAGTCTTATCTGTCTCCATATGTGTAGGATTTTCAGGCAAAGAATGAGCTATCTTTGAAAGTAAATCTGGAGAGTCACCTTTAGCTGGATGTTTTCAGCTACTAGCTGCCATTTGGGTCCTAGCCAGCTTGGGTTGAATTCATTGTTTCTTGCTGACAGttatacatttgcatttactGATAATCATCAATTACTGAGTTGAATTGTTTGTTCATTGTTACACGTGTTTACTGTGCAGGTGACTCAAGGTCCAGAAAGACCAGTACTGGCTGTGTTGACTGACAAAGACCTGCTCCTGTATCCTTCTTTGCCTGAAACCAGAGAGAGCCTCAGCAACCCCACCAAGAGTCACCCACTCATCACCACCAGGTTCATACAGTGATGAATttctacacacatacaccacaTACAGTGGCAGATACtaattgttataataataataatacattcacATAACAAAGCATACACTTTCGTAGACTCAATAGATGTGTCCTCCACCCAGCGCTGAGTTAACTCGCCTCATGGTTTATTTCAGTTtagtcaaaaacacattttcttctttccatATACGGACTGTTGGATGATTTGCCACATATCGTCAGTCATTTGGAAGACGTGAATGGAACCAGGACCAGGATGAGTCATGGGTTTTTCCTCCCTTCTGTCTCTCCTGCGCAATCCACGTCCCACTTTTCATCCCCGTTTTTTTCACATCACACCAACACATATGCTTTTTCATTTGCTGTTCTGGCTCAGTTTGTTCTGtataaattttattttattttctttctcactctcttctTTTCTCAAACTCTCTTCTTTTTTAGACTGGTCCACTCTGGCCCAGGAAAAAGTTCCCCTCTCCTGGACTCTGAGCTGTCTTTTGGCCTGCGTTCAGGCACGAAGCAGGGCGTGGAGACACATGTGTTCAGGGTGGATTCTGCCAAGGAGCTCTCCACCTGGACTCATCTGCTGGTGGAGGGCTGCCACAGTGCTGCTGAGCTAATCAAAGAGGTCACCACAGGTACAGACGCAGAGATTCTCCGACTCTCCACCGTTTGTAGCACAGTTTCTCCACCTACCATGTAGAAAATACACGTTTTGTTCCAAAAAAAATCGGAGGATTTGATTGTCCAGAAATAATACTTGCTTTGCTTTGAGTCTTACTCTTGATGGCACAACCAGGTTCATGTCTCTCTGGAGTCAGCCCTATGAAAAAAGGTTGTCTAAAATgaataacaaacatttatttattagtttagttAGCAGAGACGGTGTAAAGCGTATTTTCTCTATCTCCCACACACGTAGTCGGTGGGCATGAAATTGGCTATGAATATGATctaatttgtcattttctatcacatgcaacaaataaataagtaaattaatatataattaCCTTCATTAAAAGTCCCatcttaaatgttttaatatatggTCTGTAAGCAAAACATTGTTTCTATATCTTTCACTATAAAATTCTTCCAAAACAGTGTTCTttgaatgtttctgtttttgagaGCAATGCAGTATAAAATGCCCAGATTAGTAATTTGGATTGGATGTAACACGGTGCTCCTCCTATTGTATGCCTGTCAATGACAGCTCAGAATCTTTCTATTCGTAAATCGGTTTCTATTGAGCAGAAAAAGGGACATTTAATGTTTCACAAAGCCGAATGAGACGTGGTTTATTCtgtaaacagttttaaaaacagcatttcaaGGCTTATCTTCTTCGGAAGAATGTCCTCAAAGTCTGCGGCGTTCTACTGGATttgtttataaaacatttaaaatgagctTAATGAGCTGCCTGACATTTGTCAGTATATTTATAGTCCTATAAGCCTTTTATCTGCACTGAGTAAAACACAAATCTctccttttcatttatttcatttattttataaaagtaaaatcaGGTCTGGAAACTTTATGTTGCCTTGGAAAAACGGCTTTAATTCACATTCAGTCAGGTGTAgtgttgtacacacacagtgacctcTGCTGGTAGCATGAGGTGGTGCACAGTTGTTCAATTCACACAAGTGTTACACAGGATATAGCCAATAATTTGgggctttttttaatcattactgTAACACTGAGCTAAAAATATAAAGGTCCTTCTTTGTGGTGGCTCTGTGTAACCTCTGTGTAAcctctgtgttctctctccacctccacGGCAGCCTGTAGCTGGAATGGAAAGGATTGCACTCTGGGCGTGCACATCGATGAAGGCTTCACGTTATTCACAGAGGAGATGGGCATCAGGAAAAGTGTTCTCCTCCACCAGCCCTTCGAGCGGCTCAAGATGTCCTCAGACGACGGTGTTCGCATGATGTTCCTTGACTTTGACGGCCTCGAGACTGAAATAGTAGGTCGCCATTTTGCCATAGGACTTTCTCAGCGAGGAGAACTTTCGATTATGTTAAAtaaccaccaccatcatcatcctcatcatcatcatcatcatcatccatatGAGCTATTTTCTTAATATGTCAGGATTATCTTCAGCAGACACTGGTCTATTTGAATCTTGTTTTGTAactccctgctcctcctcctctctcttttatttcagCAACTGGACCTCCACTGTTGCCCAAAGACCATAGTCTTCATCATCCACTCGTTCCTCTCTGCAAAGGTCAAGCGACTTGGCCTCCTGGCATGAATGTTCCTGAATGTCTCTGAGCAGCAACAATAGGGTTATTGAGTGAATCACAGCCCAGAACACTGAAAGACCCCAGAGGATTGTGCCTAGGAGAAGATGTTTCACATTTCCTAGGCCTCTAAAGCGATCACGGTCTCTAGTCAGGCGTCtcctcgtcttttttttttttttttttttattggaaaagGAAAAGTGCAGCAGTGATGGACCTTTTTGTTGAACGTTTAGTCATGAGGTAAAGAGAGGTTCTTACTGGTGGCGTACGTCAGCAGCCATGTAAGGGGACGTGACTTCTGTCAAGTCTGCCGGGTTCGCTCGCCAAACACTTTGTTACGGGAAAAAAACTGTGACAGCTCGCATCTTAAAGTTTGTCGGCTTGAAGACTCATTCATTTGTTGTTCGCCCCCATTGTTAAGATTTGTTTTGTTGGATGAGTCACAGCAGGGCTTTGTCATGATCACGCTTTCATCTTCAGTCTCTGCTTCATGTGCCGTGAGCAGTCACACAAATGTTTCTCGTCCTGATTGATGTTGGAcaaaatagtgtttttaatgaagGCAGCTTCGGCGGAGTGACAGGACGACATGACTGATCACTGCATAATAGCCAGACAATAGGTAATGATATGCTGTTTATGTGGATTACCCTGAATGTTCATGGAAGAAgcaatgtgttgttgtttttgtggcgacaactttaaatggaaaaatcagatactgtatatgtttcaTTGCAGCTGAAAacccttgtttttttattcctaGGTTACTACCCTTCTCCTCTTTTCAGCATGCTAATAATCCTTAGTCCACACAAAAGACTAACAAGAGGATGTTAGGATATTATTAATAGTTAATTTTATTGCATCTTAGCTTAACCAATTCATTAGTTTAAAAAAGGAATGATCCTAACCACACGTGTCCTTTGACAGTGTGATGGTGCAGTTTCATTTCAAGTACAAATGAAAaagctcttgtgtgtgtgttattttttttggagTTCTGTCAACAATCGTATGATCATTTATGAATGATGAAACGTTGGCTGTAAGAACGGACGTCCAGCTGAGCTTCTTCCCTGTGGAATAGCTGTCACGTTAAATATTGAGTTAAGcttttggtttaaaaatacTTGCGCTTTTGTTTTTAGAATTTAGCCAACGCTTTCGTCAGAGAACGCTGATGGATTATGGCCAACATTTACATCCATTAATTTAAATACCTTATGAAAGATGTTAAattgttaatgtgttttaaagtgtgtgattattcttttccttttattatttcagtgGAATATCCACATTTTGGggccttcactctctctctccctccctccctctctcctctgtttctgtccaacactaaacagacttttattaatatatatttcaaaactaaaaaaaatgtttgctttaaagAATAAGATGCGTTGTATATTCTTATTTAAACAAAGGTGTGCCTTGCAGGGTTGTTtgtatataaacatgtaataaactttattaactttTACTCTAAATGTGTATTATTGA
Coding sequences within:
- the snta1 gene encoding alpha-1-syntrophin, which codes for MAATMKEQKTGLLELRVTVDRWIRVLATLTEDTFILNPGEGTEEPTKPSPSHAGAINGDPPNLSSSPVPETITNVKRTVRVTKQDVGGLGISIKGGRENKMPILISKIFKGLAADQTEALYVGDAIMSVNGFDLREATHDEAVQALKKTGKEVILEVKYIKEMSAFFKGSGSPGATLPWDSPPATPQRGTELSSPEVKEPRSIPLKVCQVTRKQCPPDTENRYFEVISSNRKNSVFLRAKDPAMAQSWYNGIQAGAANLLPRVKQEMKNMQPGMDVKHVGWIAEQVTQGPERPVLAVLTDKDLLLYPSLPETRESLSNPTKSHPLITTRLVHSGPGKSSPLLDSELSFGLRSGTKQGVETHVFRVDSAKELSTWTHLLVEGCHSAAELIKEVTTACSWNGKDCTLGVHIDEGFTLFTEEMGIRKSVLLHQPFERLKMSSDDGVRMMFLDFDGLETEIQLDLHCCPKTIVFIIHSFLSAKVKRLGLLA